TGGGCTCCTGCGGAGACCCTGTGTGCAAGCTGCTGTGATGGCCGAGCGGTGAAGGCGTTGGACTTGAAATCCAATGGGGTTTCCCCGCGCAGGTTCAAATCCTGCTCACAGCGGGAGCTTTTactggcagcccctgccctcctgtTCCCaggagggacagacagacacagacctGTCACCCCTCATCAAGGGACCCTGCATTCCcaccctggccctggccctgatCTCCCAGGGAGCCCTTACCTTTAGGAGAGGGCCAAGACAGTGCTCagaggaccagccctgcacctctccttaaaacaagcagaaatccTGCAATAGCATGTCCACCCCACACAGCTGAGTCACCCTGCTCCCTACGGCCCATCACAGGCTCGTGGCTGCCCTCCACCGGGGGTATTTTTCTGCTGGGGGGTGCAGCCTGATGGCAGTGGGGGACAGGAGGCGGCTGCCACACTCCAAAATTCATCCAGCCCTCACCCAGCCCCATGCACTGGGTGTGGGAGCTCCTGAAGCCCGTGCTGAACCCCAGGAGCTGCTTGAGGGCAGTGCAGCCACCCAGGAAAAGGCTGGGACCTGTGGTGGCTGCACGGACCCCCTTCCCTGGCTGGGAATCGAACCCAGGCCGCGGCAGTGAGAGTGCCGAATCCTGACCACTAGACCACCAGGGAtgaggtggtgatggtggtggacCTGTTGGTGGCCACCAACCAAGCCCTCAAGGGACAGGGACACTTGGGCCCCACAGCCCCAGGAGAGGACCAGATGGGATGGATGCCACAGCCTTTTTGGGGGACTTTGCAGGGATGCCTGCTCCTTTCTGAGAGCTGTAGCATTGGGAAGACCTTCTGTGCAGGAGGACCCCATCTCTGCCAGGCCTGGGAAGCAGGACGTGGCTATGCTAGGTGGCTATGCTTCTCATCACCACCGAAGGCAAGTTTGGGGAAGGCAATGATGGCCAATGTTTCAAGAAAAGACTTAGCAGTCCCCTGGGGGTTCACCGGGGAGGTTCAGTCCTGATGATGATGGAGTATGGACCCCATTTGTGCTGCTATACATTGCCAGGCTCGTGTGACAGACATCACACTGGGCACAGGCGACCCAGCGTCATGGACACAACAACCCCAGCCCCTGGTGCACAGCCAGGGATTTCCCGTAGTCACCTCAGGAGAAGCAGAACAGTGTAGGTGCAGGCTGACTGTTGTCAGCAGAGCCTTCTCTGTTTGGGGAAAACAGGGGTCTGAGCCCTTGTGCTGGTAGAGGGAGTGTGTCTGGAGTCCCCATTCCTACTGGTTTTACAGTAACATTTGCATCTTGTTTTTCTAGGGGAAAACAGCCGGTTGGGCCATCTTTTGGGACTTCATCTGGAGCTGCAAAGAGTAGGTGATCCTGGTTTCCAGAGTCCTTCTGAGGGAGCAGAGACTTTTGCCTTCGTTTACCCTGCGGAAGGAAGCGGGTCTTCGTTAGCTAGCACGTTcggggagctgtgctgctggaggggctgggcaggagtCACAGGCAGCAGCAACGCGCTGGCATTGCCCAGGCATCCTGCAGCAGTGATGCTTGTGATCCCCCCACCCTTGTCCTGCACACCACACATAGCCTGTTTCCTTGGCCCCATACatttcacttaagaaaataagacttaagaacatatttcactttaaaaaaaagaaaaattaaaaaagaggctAAGTCAGGCTGGGGCAAAAACAAACCTAGACATCTCCCCCACCACCTGCACTCACCTCCTAGAAAAGAGACTTTCTGCTGAATAGGAAGATGGAGAGGGGCTTGAAATGGACCCCCACTCCCCAGATGGTTTCTACCAGCATGGGCAGCAcgacagggtgctgcagagccctggacCCCTGCCCAGGGCAAAGAGCCCAagggggagcccagggctcaAGGCGACAGCACAACTGTCAcctgtccctgcagcacccagcacagcgGCGTTCAGACCCAGAGGCGAAAGAGCACTGACACGGGGGATGACAGCCAggggggtgcccggtgccggcagcagccctgcctgccccaggctccgtgccggcagcagccctgcctgccccaggctccgtgccggcagcagccctgcctgccccaggctcggtaccggcagcagccctgcctgccccaggctccgtgccggcagcagccctgcctgccccaggctcggtgccggcagcagccctgcctgccccaggctccgtgccggcagcagccctgcctgccccaggctcggtgccggcagcagccctgcctgccccaggctccgtgccggcagcagccctgcctgccccaggctcggtgccggcagcagccctgcctgccccaggctcgGTGCCGGCAGGAGAGCCCCACCCGTGGGctcgggcaggcaggaggaagcacTGCAGGGCTCCTCAGCAGATGGATGAGCCGTGACTGAGATGGGGATGGATGAGAGGCCTCCGGGAACATTTCCCACAGAAGACGGCAGAGGGCCCGGTGCTCCTTGTATGCTCGTGTGTGGCTGGGAGAGGAAGTAAATGGACAGAGAGAAAATCTCTCTGATTTGCAGGGGTCAGTGCATACAGAGTGCACTGGGGAAACCTCCTTGTGGCTTGCCTTGTCCCATGCAGCTCCCTAAAATGGCCAGTGCAGCTCCCCTCTCCATCTGAGGCCAAACCCCAGCGTGGTCCCCAGGGTCCTCCCTGCAGCCCTTCTGTGACATGGTCTGGGGCCGCAGTGGGACATCTAGCACCCagctcccctgtccccatggtgccCTGGTCTCTGCCCAGGTTTCTCTGCAATGCCTGGtggatgctgctgctggctgctgcctttGCCACCACCTTTCCCTGAGGAGCTGCACTGCAGCGAGCAGGAGAGGGCAAAGGGAGGCAGCGGGTACCTTCGGAGGAGTGCAGAGTAGGATGGGGAGGAGAGCCGGGAGGAGTGTTACCCTCCCACGAGAGCTGACCTGGAGCAAGGGTGGAGCCACGATGAATGGTCTGGCATCTTTGCAACACTCAGGCATCTCTGCTGTGATGGTCAGGGCCACAGAATATACCTCCAAAAACCTGCACAGGGCCAAAACCCCTGAGTAAGGGGCAAGGCTGGTCTGTGCAATGGTCATACGGGATTATGCCATCCCTTGGGCATGCCAGGTGGCGGGGAAGAGGGAGTTGTGCTGGGCTGAGGCACAGCCACCCTGCACTTTCAGAAAGATATGCAGATGTCATGGTTTCGGTTGCCTCTACAAGCTCTAACAGAGTGTGAGCTCTGGCAGCCTTGCGGTTGGGGGAACGTCAGTATCACTCTGTGGTTTCTTAGATCTCTATCTGGACCTGTCAGATATTTTGTCATAGACAGTAACAGTTCCTTCCTCTGCCAGAAGACCTAGGCACATCACAACAAGTTCGCTTGCATGTCCCATAGCAGGATAGTCTCCATCTGTgatggcagaggaagaggagatgagTGATTGCCACCCCATCGAAAGCAACAAGGAAGAGATGCGGCCCAGGCGCTGCATGTTGGAGCCCAGGAGTGTGTGGGGCCATGTGGTGAGGCAGGTGGTGGGGatgtaaaaattactttctatagGCACTGCTCCTTCGAAAGAGAAGTCCCAGCTCCAGGATCAGCCttggggcagcagggagaggtcAGGGCTCAGTACAAAGTGCAATTGCTGTTGTAGCAAGGAGAGGAGGCTGAGACACATGGCCTTGCTGTGCGCCCCTACGTGGATCTGGGGCATGAGCAATACATACAGATATTAGCCAGAACAATAGGCTAATTACAATACTGGAATACATGCAATACAGGAGTAGCAATAAATAATCCCTCTCCCCATCTCTGAGAGTGGGATTTCCCTTGGCAAATTCCAGCTGAGCTTTTGTCCTTTGCAAAGCCCGAGTACCTGCTCGGGTGTTGCTGTGCTGCCCAAAATGACACCGCTGCATGTTTGTGACAACCCTGTGGTGCCAGTCACTCGGTTCAGCTCCAGGTCTTTCACATGCTTTTGAAGGCAAGAGTCCTCAGGGTCCCCAGGacaccaccacctcccagccccacggggatGGCTCCTGGGAGGATGATTTGGGAAAGCCGCGGGCTTTTGTCCATCCCAGCAGGgtccctggcacagccctgggctggcagagcaAGAGGGACCCTCCTGTAGCACCGCTGCCCACctggggggacattggggtgaAGGGGACACTGTGGGGAAGCAGCCCCAATGCACCCAGACACAAGGAGGTCTCCAAGGGCCCCACGCAGACCCATGCAGCGCGGTGGGAGAGAAGGAGAGTGGGAGCACAGCGGCACTGCCCTGCAGTCCCCGCTGCACTACAGGGGCTGTGGGGGAGCGAGGAAATCCCGGGGACATGAGCTCGCGGTGCCTCGTGAATGGCAGTTGTCACTGAGAGCCAGGCGTGAAAATACCCGGAGAAACCACAGGCTGTGAGCTGGCAAACTTGGTGCCTGttgcagagaagagggaggagaaaaaaggggaaatgctccctggggcatcctggggaacCCATCGCCTCATAGCAAGGGCAGTGCCTGGGGGCTCTAGGCAGACCACGTCATGAGCCCCATGACTGTGAGTGTGCACAAGGGGATGGGGTGCCGCGTTTGCACGAGAGCTGGTCCCTCTCCACTCCTTGGGCAGGGGAACCTCCTGCTCTGTGTTCTGCATCCCACCTTGTACCAAACCCATGCTGGCACTTGTGTTTGCCCCGTGTCTCTGGGAGAAGATGGTATTTGCAGAGTCAGACTATCGAGTCGGGCTTCCCAGGCAAGCACTCCCCTTACTGTCTGATGTTGGGGTGTGTTAGGAGGGGTTTGGAGGTCCTGAACTCCATACTGGAAGCACATCATTGAGGATTTTGTGTTTCATGGTGCAAAGACTGCCAGCCCAGATCTACAACCAGTATCCAGGGTGCCAGCCATCcttgctgcctgcacaggcagcgGAGCTCAGAGCGTgcctgctgcccatgctgcccGTACTGCATCCACCTTGTGCATGTCCCAGACCCACCACGGGAGCAAGGACCGCCCAGCTGGACCTGCACTGTCCCCAAGCCATTTTGAGGGTCTGAGCACCTTTGTCCTCAAGGCCTGAGTCCTCGAAAAGGAGGCTGAGTTGAGGTCCTCCTGGTCCTTCAGGGAGGATGCTGAGATGAGTTTGATGAGTACTGCTGTCACGTTGGTAAATCTAACTGTGAACCTGCTGCTCAAGGGTGGTTTCATATCCTGTCTTGGTCAGTATAGCTCTCATGCGGGTGCCGATTTGCTCAGACTTACCTCACCTCACATAAAGGCTATTCTGGTATTTCCTAgacctgctgcttcctttttttcagcatttctgaggcaAAGGTGCGGTGACATCAGCTCTGTTACGCTTTGGAAACTCCAAGTGTTAGCCTTGAAATCTGACTGACGGGACTGGCCACCATCCCTATAAAAAGCAAGGACTGAGCCAGCACCTCACATCAGACACAGGAGGAATCTGCTCTGGTCCTGCCTCTGCCCTTGCAGCTCATCTCTGTCCATAATGAACATCTCTGCAGCATGCCTCTCCATCATCCTCGTTGCTGCCCTCTTTTCTCAGGCCTCTCCTGCTCCAAGTGAGTACAGCATGTCTCTCTGCTCTCTTGGGGTGGACTTTTGCTCTGACTGGCAGTAATTTTGAAGCTACAAAGTTAGTTGCAAAGGTTGGAAACCTGTGTGAATAGcttctcctgctttcctgggACTGGTCTTCCTTTCTAGCATCCTTTTATCTTAGGGATGAATTTTACTGGTAAGCATCAAAGTTTTCATGTTTCACCTCCTCTGATTTTGTTGCTGGGCTTTAGGAGTGGTCCCAGGGTGACTGAAGggattttttctcatttgaagtGAGTGCAAAACATTTAACAAGCAATCCTAGCAATGACTTTAATTAAGCTTTGGTGTACACAGCAATTTCTTGCTGACTTTCTGGGGAAATAGGAAGAGAAGAAGGCTCCACAGCTGATTAAGGGGATGGTTGCCCATGCTCTCGGCTGGGGAATGTGCAGTTTATTGAGTGATAGACTCATGCTGGCTTTCATGATCTCTTCCAGTTGGCGCTGACACAACTGTGTGCTGCTTCAGCTACACTTTACGAAAGCTGCCCCAGAGTCATGTGAAGGATTACTTCTACACCAGCAGCAAGTGCTCACAGCCAGCAGTTGTGTAAGTACCGGCTCCCGCTCTGGGCTCTGAGGAAAGGCTCTGCCAGACTTTGGGCTCTTTGCTTCATGTCCAACAGGGCCAAGAGCATGGTAGTGTGAGGAACCATACCTGAAGTAAGGGAAAGGGGCTGCCACCATGGGTCCCATGTGCATGGGTCCCTGGTGCTGGGAATAAGGTGTGGGAACGAGGTCCCTGTGTAGCTAGCAGGACCTCCCAGTGGTGATGAGCCCAACGCACATAATGTGCCACCTGCAAGACTTGCACCTGATATGCCATCCACCCATGCGCTGCATCCAGGCTCACCTCTGCACTGAACGTGGCCAGGAACATCTGAGCATGGGGGGGTTCTCCCAGGGGACcttgatctctccctgccctctggGTTTTAGCAGGCTGTGCAGCCCCGTGATGCTTGGGGCTTTGTAGGATGGGAGACTGGAGGGGAGATGATCCCTTAGGAGCTAGCCCTGATCACAGGGCAGGTCAGCGTGTGCCTAGGAGGTGACCTGAGGCCCTCGTGTCCCTTTCCCCCCTCCGGGGCTGTAACACTTCCCTGCCTGACTTGACAGGTTCATCACGAGGAAGGATCGGGAGGTCTGTGCTAACCCTGATGCCAGGTGGGTGAAGGAATACGTGAACGCCCTGGAGCTGCAGTGAGTGCTGGGAGCTGAGAGGTCTCTGCCTTGGAGAAGTCCTGCAAGACCATCCAGCAGAGTCTTGGCACAGACCTAGAAATCCTGCTGCTGAGCGCCAGGGCCTGCTGAGCCACCTTGAGACCCCTGAAGTTCTTTTAGTCTTGCAAAGGTGTCATTTATCCATGATAATTTAGTCACCCTTATGGGCAGCTGTGATGCTGGGGACCTCCTGGCCTTGCACACCCGACTTGGTGTAGCCTGCTGTGCGACATGTGGCTAAACTGTCACCTCCTTGTGCCTCCACTGCTAGAATGGGAGGGGGATTTTATCCCCAGAGCTATTTGTGGGAAGTGGTCTGTCAAAATTAGGTATGAGTGCTGTCACGTAAACCCAGGCTGACTTCCAAGTTAGCTGGATTAATTTTGCCATGGAACGGTAGATGCTGTGAGTAAGGTCTGTCTCCTTAGTGGAGGAAGTGGTATGCTGGTTACTTACAGGATGCTCATTGTGGAACCTCACTGTTCAGCCTTGTTCTCAAAATGCTGCCTCTTGCTGGTGCcaaagaataaagatttttttctctctgtgtcagCTCTGGAAGAGGTTGTTCCCCTCCTGCCTGGGAAAACGGGTCCGATAGGACCCCATTACAACCATTTtgggagaggcagggaagaaCCCCAACTTCCCAGCTGGAAATGCCTCAGCCTCCTTAGCCCTAAAAACCTTCCCTTCTGCACcgcctccctgctcccagcaccacagcagcagcagccccgtcACGACTCCAGCACCTCCCAGGCTGTTCCCTCCCAGCCTCCGCACTGCTGCAGAGCCAGACCTCTCCCCCAGCCTGTTCCCCCCATCATATCGGTAGCCAAGGccaggagctggtggagctgGACCCACTGGATTTGCCACTGTGGGTTTGGCAAAGGGATGTCTGGAAATCACGGGGCGGGGGTGCAGCGGCATGTCTGCAGTGGGCTCGAAGGAGGGTGGCTCAGGGGCTGGCCAGCCAGGACCACGTCCCCAGCACAGGCTCCCCTGGGAATGCAGCCTGAGCTGTGCTCAGCTCTGGGTACGCTCTGTTAGTGTTTTACTGCAAAAGACAGACACCAATTATCTGCTGTTCTTCAGCTGCTTTGGGAAGGAAACCTGAATTTGGTTTAAAAAAGCACAAGAGATCTCTTGCACCAAGTAAAACTGACAAAAGCACTTTCTCAGCCTATGGTTTGCATTTAAAACTAGCTGATATCTTTGTGGGTAGAGAATGAAACTGCCAGGTCTGACCTCCCTGCTGCTGAAGCTCTGCGGGAGGGGACAGGAACCTTTGCTCTCTGGGCTGCCTTCGTCAGAGCCCTCTGAAGCAAAAGCTCAGAAGCTTTTGTATTGCCCCTTGGCCAAGAGTATCCGCACCTGTCAGCTTGTGCATATCAAATCTTCACTTCCTAGTGCATTTTCCACCATGAAATGAGCTACTTATCACCCCTGGGAGTAATTTCTCAGGCCCCCCTCATTGCTAGCAATAAATGATCCCACATAATTAGGGGCAAGCAAACCAGTGTGAGATAAAGTGTCCGTAAAACACCCCCAAGCCCATTGGTGCCACAGCGGTCTGCAAATGTTCAGGTTGTCTCCTGTTCTCCCCTTGCTCATCACCACCTCTCCACACGTCTCTCTGTTTATTAACCAGCATTTCCTATTGCAGTTCCTTATTAACTGCCTCAAAGTCTCTGTTTCTGGCAGGATCCGAGGCCACAGCTCTCACCCGCCGCTCCTGGGGCTCTCCGCAGCCTGGGACGGtattcccagcagcagctgcctgcatcaGTGCAGGGAAGGGGTGCAGAAACCTCGCAGAGCCCAGGGGCACAGGGAAGGCTCTCAGTGCCCAGGATGAGGGTCCCCACAGAGGAGTGGACTGCCCCAGCCATGAGGCCAGGGTCAGCAAGGGGCCTTTGCAGCCCTGGTGgaccctgctctgccaggctgagCTGGCAGAGCATCCTCCCAGCGAGAGCAGGCAGCAGATGGAGACCCGAGATGTCTCTGCACCAAGACCTGGTGCCACAACCTGAACTGATCTTGTCCCTGCATCCTGGCAGGGCACCTGCCTGCGTGCTGCCCGGGTGCTGAGGGATGGAGGGGGTCCCAAGGGTCCCAGGGATGGAGGGGGTCCCAGATCCTTGGTGATGGGGCACAAGGCGGCACAGCCCCACGCAGAAGAGGCTGGCtgtccctggggatggggaggcaAGGCGTAGGGGAGTGGAGGTGGGTGCTGAGAGGCAGGTgcagggcaccctggggtgcagagggcagTGGGGCATGAAGGAGATtgcagagagaaaagaggcagggagctgggaggtggggagcagaggacaggggcagaggagggagagggaggacgCAGCAAAAGAAGGGATCCCAGCACTTAGGTCTGGGATGGGAAGAGCCCTGTCAGGTCAGTGGGATTTACAGGCACAGGGGCTGGGGCCCAGGGGTGCTACCCCACAGCCCACCCTGACAGCAGCCTTGCAGAGTGAACAAAGACCTGTCAGGAGGAGATGGGGGACAACGTGCTCCACAGGGAGCCAGGGCCCAGCTCCATCCCAAACTGGGGCTCACAGCAGGCTCATGGCTGGGTCCCCACACCTTCCCCTGCACATCCAGGGAGCTGAGCTATGCAGAGCAGGGTTTGGGGGTTCCAAAAGGATCACTCTGCTGGGGTGGATGGGAAGGGGGAGCCTGTGCATCAGGGAGGATGTCCATCAATGTCCAAGCTCACTGCAAGCATT
This DNA window, taken from Mycteria americana isolate JAX WOST 10 ecotype Jacksonville Zoo and Gardens chromosome 15, USCA_MyAme_1.0, whole genome shotgun sequence, encodes the following:
- the LOC142417313 gene encoding C-C motif chemokine 5-like; amino-acid sequence: MNISAACLSIILVAALFSQASPAPIGADTTVCCFSYTLRKLPQSHVKDYFYTSSKCSQPAVVFITRKDREVCANPDARWVKEYVNALELQ